The following proteins are co-located in the Portunus trituberculatus isolate SZX2019 chromosome 16, ASM1759143v1, whole genome shotgun sequence genome:
- the LOC123504612 gene encoding mucin-5AC-like yields the protein MTTTTPITTTTSTTTANTTAPATTATPLITTTNSTYNPTATTITSSKTITTTTPTTTKTSTSNINTIATTTTANTTSTTSTSSSTTTSITTNNITKFTTTITSPTTITATSSRITTMHATSTTPKTNITTAMTTTTSTTTRPITTSTIPATTFTTIPTTTTALTVTTTKILTTTDTGTSSPNPNCGLEDQRHKYHWSSPKFPCRNYPNNFTCIIRGGSRRPFWAIFKFNVFQLPLGCGDLVSLTLPFSRQVVFCGTRSRPYLAPTFNFEASFTTDADKTDIGFNITVTPKKSPCHKHVLLTENDTMGNVSIWKTGRVRQLVLCEWWIEAPQGSRLRVESVMTTLAWTKNCKSDYLVINAEGHRMYPADSSIIYCGRMNAVTPLTTSSNLLLVVYRGRVPWSKGFVLHYKIL from the exons ATGACAACTACAACTCccattacaactactacctCAACAaccactgctaatactactgctcCTGCCACTACAGCTACCCCTCTCATCACTACAACAAATTCTACTTATAATCCAACAGCTACAACCATCACCTCCAGTAAAACTATTACAACcactactcctaccactactaaaACGTCCACTAGCAATATTAATAccattgctaccactactactgccaacaCAACCTCTACTACTTCCACCAGCTCTTCTACCACTACCTCAATAACCACTAACAATATTACAAAGTTTACCACGACCATTACATCTCCTACCACTATCACTGCTACCTCTTCTAGAATTACTACTATGCATGCCACTTctacaacacccaaaacaaataTAACTACTGCCatgaccaccactacttccaccactaccaggCCTATCACTACATCTACCATCCCAGCCACTACATTCACCACcattcccaccaccacaacagcccTGACAGTTACCACCACTAAGatcctcaccaccactgacactgGCACCTCAAGCCCTAACCCAAACTGTGGACTGGAGGACCAGCGACACAAGTATCACTGGAGTTCCCCTAAATTTCCATGTCGAAACTATCCTAACAACTTCACCTGCATCATCAGGGGAGGATCA AGGAGACCATTCTGGGCAATCTTCAAGTTTAATGTGTTTCAGTTGCCCCTGGGCTGTGGTGATCTGGTGTCCCTCACACTTCCCTTCAGCAGACAGGTGGT CTTTTGTGGCACTCGAAGCAGACCATATTTAGCTCCAACATTCAACTTTGAGGCATCTTTCACCACAGATGCTGATAAGACAGATATTGGGTTTAACATCACTGTGACACCTAAGAAATCACCTTGTCACAAG CATGTGCTGCTGACTGAGAATGATACTATGGGCAATGTTTCCATCTGGAAGACTGGGAGAGTGAGGCAGCTGGTTCTGTGCGAGTGGTGGATTGAG GCTCCACAAGGTAGTCGTCTTAGGGTTGAAAGTGTGATGACTACTCTTGCCTGGACTAAGAACTGCAAGAGTGACTACCTGGTGATCAATGCAGAGGGGCACAGGATGTACCCTGCAGACTCCAGCATCATTTACTGTGGTCGGATGAATGCAGTGACACCCCTCACGACATCTAGCAATCTGCTGCTTGTGGTATACAGGGGTAGAGTGCCGTGGAGCAAAGGCTTTGTGTTGCACTACAAGATACTATAA